In Malania oleifera isolate guangnan ecotype guangnan chromosome 8, ASM2987363v1, whole genome shotgun sequence, a single window of DNA contains:
- the LOC131161292 gene encoding uncharacterized protein LOC131161292 — protein MSGNTQRSVYVGNLDERVSERVLYDILIQAGRLVDLYVPRDKETARSKGYAFAEYETEEIAEYAVRLFSGLVTLYNRTLKFAISGKDKLLPNLSVAVMPASNSPLKPRLQPPPFDRTEDSEHSTRLSTPGSFSDYPVNYSEVPVSHGLIHHSNGYGSNYDGYDYGYSRRVLGAALDSFTRTRSSRYDASNPITHSSY, from the exons GTAACTTGGATGAGAGAGTGAGCGAAAGGGTTTTGTATGATATTCTTATTCAAGCTGGGCGACTGGTAGACTTATACGTTCCTCGAGACAAGGAAACTGCTCGGTCCAAGGGTTATGCCTTTGCAGAGTATGAAACTGAGGAGATTGCAGAGTATGCTGTTAGACTTTTCTCTGGCCTTGTGACTCTCTACAATCGTACACTTAAATTTGCG ATATCTGGGAAAGACAAGCTCCTTCCTAACTTGTCTGTTGCAGTCATGCCTGCATCAAATTCACCACTTAAACCAAGGCTTCAACCTCCACCATTTGACAGAACAGAAGATTCTGAACATTCCACGAGATTATCTACCCCAGGCAGTTTTTCAGACTATCCAGTAAATTATTCTGAAG TGCCAGTTTCCCATGGTTTGATACACCATTCTAATGGGTATGGGTCAAATTATGATGGCTACGATTATGGTTACAGTCGAAGAGTTCTTGGGGCAGCATTGGATAGTTTTACCCGCACTAGGTCGAGCCGCTATGATGCCAGTAACCCAATCACTCACTCCTCTTACTGA